A single region of the Anoplolepis gracilipes chromosome 1, ASM4749672v1, whole genome shotgun sequence genome encodes:
- the Chsy gene encoding chondroitin sulfate synthase 1, with protein sequence MGEVTYHPVMRKRRGLGSAFLGLFVGLILGFLILSYRLTVSNQQQLAIWTSMPGLRSPPKASVRNIPRLKDDERINSSSSSLLFVGVMTAQKYLDSRAKAVYETWGKELPGKIAFFSSESSTVPENCPDLPLVPLPRVDDTYPPQKKSFMMLEYMWSNFGDRFEWFLRADDDVYVRTDRLEKLLRSVDSRRAMYIGQAGRGNSEEFGLLSLEYDENFCMGGPGVVLSRETLGRIVPHIKYCLRHLYTTHEDVELGRCVKKYAGIPCTWSYEMQSILYHNSSGVQAFTGNLKKKEVHRAITLHPVKSPPHMYRLHNYMRGLRIQDLQQERIHLHRDIHTMAQELGVNLETLRNYEIADGVPLFPVDPNSEDYPGDTDILGVPASLRSFKPATSDEVIPWDFLSRLEYSLTDSNPRRRIHSDIKEGLEDVTREVMASINSYSRQRGRVVEERSALYGYRRVNSYGADTILDLLLVYRKYRGRKITLPVRRHVYLHQHFTGLEIRETVNGVEVQSHQKSDDRSIHSLFHGSFLNLNFNSEKEDSVQSKIINFIVPLSGRYEIFQRFLQNYEDICLTNGEKTSLLVVLYQHKSENSLNKTIDLIEQFKYKYRTASIEVLPISGDFSRARALDLGASKLQADDLMLFIDVDIVFTNSALNRVRLNTLPGRRMYFPIVFSQYDPKIVYGEAGKQDKFIINEISGHWRQYGFGIVSLYKKDYHAVGGLDLSIQGWGKEDVEFFEKAVKSDLEVFRAADRHLVHVYHEIECSQELSSLQLSMCIGSKTDTYAGVETLAGMIYTNPNILRFAKERRQKRTNPAA encoded by the exons ATGGGAGAGGTGACGTACCACCCAGTGATGCGGAAACGACGTGGACTGGGCAGCGCCTTTCTGGGCCTCTTCGTAGGCCTGATCCTGGGTTTTCTGATCCTCAGCTACCGCCTGACTGTCTCCAATCAACAGCAACTCGCCATCTGGACCTCCATGCCTGGTTTAAGATCGCCGCCGAAAGCGTCGGTTCGAAACATACCGAGATTAAAGGACGACGAACGAATTAATAGCTCTAGCTCAAGTCTATTGTTCGTGGGCGTGATGACGGCTCAAAAGTATTTGGACAGCCGAGCCAAGGCCGTCTACGAGACCTGGGGCAAAGAGTTACCCGGCAAGATAGCCTTCTTCTCGTCGGAATCCTCGACTGTACCTGAAAACTGCCCTGATTTGCCATTAGTGCCGCTTCCGCGAGTGGATGACACTTATCCGCCGCAAAAGAAATCTTTCATGATGTTGGAGTACATGTGGAGCAACTTCGGCGACCGCTTCGAGTGGTTCTTGAGAGCAGACGACGATGTGTACGTAAGGACAGATCGGTTGGAGAAGCTGCTCAGATCCGTCGATTCCAGAAGAGCGATGTACATTGGACAAGCCGGCAGAGGCAATTCGGAGGAATTCGGGCTGCTGTCGTTGGAGTACGACGAGAATTTTTGCATGGGTGGTCCCGGGGTGGTGCTGTCCAGAGAGACGCTCGGGAGAATCGTGCCGCACATTAAGTACTGCCTGCGTCATTTATACACCACACACGAAGACGTCGAGCTAGGCAGATGCGTGAAAAAGTATGCCGGAATTCCCTGCACTTGGAGCTATGAG ATGCAGTCTATTCTTTATCACAACAGCAGCGGGGTTCAGGCGTTCACCGGAAATCTTAAGAAAAAGGAAGTTCACCGTGCCATTACTTTGCATCCTGTAAAAAGTCCGCCTCACATGTACAGGCTGCACAATTATATGAGG ggACTACGAATACAAGATCTGCAACAAGAGAGGATTCATCTGCATAGAGACATTCATACGATGGCCCAGGAATTGGGAGTCAACCTTGAAACTTTAAGGAATTACGAAATAGCGGATGGTGTACCTCTTTTTCCGGTCGATCCTAATTCCGAAGATTACCCCGGCGACACGGACATACTAG GTGTGCCAGCGAGTCTACGTTCGTTCAAACCAGCGACGAGCGACGAAGTGATTCCGTGGGATTTCCTTTCAAGGCTGGAATACAGTTTGACCGATTCCAATCCAAGACGACGTATTCATAGTGACATCAAAGAAGGTCTGGAAGATGTCACGAGGGAGGTCATGGCCTCCATTAATTCCTATTCGCGGCAGCGCGGCCGCGTTGTCGAGGAACGATCTGCCCTTTATGGATACAGAAGGGTGAACTCTTATGGGGCCGACACTATATTAGATCTTCTATTAGTCTATCGGAAGTACCGGGGCAGGAAAATCACTCTTCCCGTCAGACGACATGTTTATCTCCATCAACATTTCACTG GATTAGAGATACGAGAGACAGTAAATGGTGTTGAGGTCCAGTCTCATCAGAAATCAGATGACAGGTCTATTCATAGTTTATTTCACGGTAGCTTTTTGAATCTCAATTTCAACTCGGAGAAAGAAGATTCAGTACAAAGCAAGATCATCAACTTCATCGTACCTCTGTCAGGTCGCTACGAAATCTTCCAAagatttcttcaaaattacgAAGACATCTGTCTGACTAACGGTGAGAAGACGTCTCTGCTCGTCGTGCTCTATCAGCACAAAAGTGAAAACTCTCTAAACAAGACGATAGATCTGATCGAGCAGTTCAAGTACAAATATCGCACTGCCAGCATAGAGGTTCTACCAATTTCCGGAGACTTTTCCAGAGCTAGAGCTTTGGACTTGGGCGCTTCGAAACTACAGGCTGACGATCTGATGCTATTCATCGATGTGGACATCGTATTTACAAATTCCGCATTGAACAGGGTACGACTGAACACTCTACCAGGCCGAAGAATGTACTTTCCGATCGTTTTCAGTCAATATGATCCTAAGATTGTCTACGGCGAGGCCGGGAAGCAGGACAAGTTTATCATAAACGAAATCTCCGGACACTGGAGGCAGTACGGTTTCGGGATCGTCTCTCTGTACAAGAAAGATTATCATGCCGTAGGCGGTCTGGATCTCTCGATTCAGGGATGGGGTAAGGAGGACGTGGAATTCTTCGAGAAGGCGGTTAAATCGGACCTCGAGGTCTTCAGGGCGGCGGACAGACATCTGGTGCATGTGTATCACGAAATAGAATGCAGCCAGGAACTTTCTAGCCTCCAGTTGTCCATGTGCATTGGATCCAAGACTGACACGTACGCCGGGGTCGAGACTTTGGCTGGTATGATTTACACTAATCCGAACATATTGCGCTTTGCCAAAGAGAGAAGACAAAAGAGGACCAATCCTGCTGCCTAA